The following proteins are encoded in a genomic region of Primulina huaijiensis isolate GDHJ02 chromosome 3, ASM1229523v2, whole genome shotgun sequence:
- the LOC140974570 gene encoding CST complex subunit CTC1 isoform X1 has translation MGTHNDFGSVEEDTTILLKISDLIQRARPHTAASSLNPSRHVSTSKPHRNFDKNRRQAPFCQNPVPDTLKPLDYKAKLIGTLTLPSYATDCSIIKCSCFQFSDDSGSVCCDILDFDPKMIGTSIRVLSWNFFPSLKSESRSGKGGFLEILTWDFLQSCSENVCSFVGFSSFCLNFGDCKVSPKVKYLIFGRINSISPVYVVPCANDESVPQTLCGFLVSVFVCECKFCSSKFFMSELNGWCGENVKGHCFSKREIVYFCGSSSSWHPVISRLIGDVVLLSNLKKKMVFIGKEKSVLMYLTTNEVSFHIPKLYKKRTFIHNYDTRGKGEYGSYTGIVTGVYMKGMVAELDRDVMLLLTDQQLTIPHSLRVGAIVTLENVHVVDPKFSWGKMLILGACCRTSVNLKSFSPLDTGFYLKSHSQSLLRKFIDCLPYSTRLWVLLVISCFRKKFTGIFSDMEILGSKHKEGLAQKYALSHLPLSVIHVRRGVLLEFCKLSLCPVDHEVHYQLRLLLPIGHLISYCEASWKKILGDWSGGDDFSGSICPKKTVSCGGRFYAQSIRKVIYTEDIGVLVVGTLKVSLSSGRLQLVDATGGMDVVLDLPVLSVVWDIDRILEAKDFIIIIEGKPGKLVRLDLHREQLLSCRSIFDNASLPRRMKLSPCIYLKPSSEDSNLNPWSLLCDHKRNLQEHESGKFHLLLLTHKFPVQQMFQLGQAKKSAMFAQAIVLPWDLLVAEKNKESDVTLLSLDHLGDSLEKFTRSEKVFVHKRCKFDRSVIDASNIRSDAIGNGSFGHFPDPCDSYISCRTENCSCISNLPIELSCLISNSSVNYHRKGTLQYTDADNKIVPCCKPQKSTVLLEFNSESFCVFEALRIGSYYLVKHEEKDMICFAKRHSQIRPAKVFINAGMRFQSFVFSTIDSLQTSKASFLYSSRNLGQERFLNEIKDGSRKHFSSDVSTDNGCHEIKVTRPINNDGIENTNIRIIVPTGALNLLENLINTLCSSMEELDNQDSGGTKLDALKQSAGGTYPDHRLPEGNLITLQGLVTAFHDYNRISTPEQSTLVQDGEGLPMFLQGSGYFCVHVLVDGHIIRIIGNVNKQAYPIGLGRDTYVTFHRILRLSGQNKYMMMPVSFITIHYVSLVNEQHSDELNHTPVAIPTLAPAALISEVLQSSEPKPMQFCCRVVAVYVVVLEKNRNITQLQSGVRSTLSVVQIPFAGFVLDDGSSSCCCWADSEKAATLLGLDSEEFSHNISSAETVAKSQTGPWLPCISTMGRLKQILKQHQRIVAKNYGAMLDSSCQDLTFSFDSNTLINSSDDYLLRSLIGNACFSKFWTVVGNLMDPSARRQLEERLCEQDMTMPGLQNVWATSVSQANMLAEARNIMKQLS, from the exons ATGGGGACACATAATGATTTTGGATCGGTGGAAGAAGATACAACGATTCTCTTGAAAATTTCTGACCTAATTCAACGGGCTCGTCCCCACACCGCGGCTTCGTCTCTCAATCCAAGTCGTCATGTCTCCACTTCAAAACCCCACCGAAATTTCGATAAGAACCGCCGTCAGGCACCCTTTTGTCAAAACCCCGTTCCCGATACATTAAAACCCTTGGATTACAAGGCCAAGCTTATCGGAACATTAACACTGCCCTCCTATGCTACTGACTGCTCTATAATTAAATGCAGTTGTTTTCAGTTCTCAGATGATTCCGGTTCTGTTTGCTGTGATATTTTGGATTTTGACCCGAAAATGATTGGTACAAGTATTCGGGTCCTTTCTTGGAATTTTTTCCCATCGTTAAAATCTGAAAGTCGGAGTGGTAAAGGTGGTTTCTTGGAGATTCTTACATGGGATTTTTTGCAATCATGCAGTGAGAATGTTTGTTCCTTTGTGGGTTTTAGTTCGTTCTGTTTAAATTTCGGTGACTGTAAAGTAAGTCCTAAGGTTAAGTATTTGATATTTGGAAGGATAAATTCAATAAGTCCTGTATATGTTGTTCCTTGTGCAAATGACGAAAGTGTTCCGCAAACTTTATGTGGTTTTCTTGTAAGTGTTTTTGTCTGTGAATGTAAATTCTGCAgttctaaattttttatgtcaGAATTGAATGGTTGGTGTGGAGAAAATGTTAAGGGTCATTGCTTTAGCAAAAGAGAGATTGTATATTTTTGTGGATCGAGCTCGTCCTGGCATCCTGTTATCTCCAGATTGATAGGTGACGTTGTTTTACTATCAAACTTGAAGAAAAAAATGGTCTTTATTGGGAAAGAAAAGTCGGTTTTGATGTATTTGACTACAAATGAAGTGTCCTTCCATATCCCCAAGTTGTATAAAAAGAGAACATTTATTCACAACTATGATACCAGAGGGAAAGGCGAATATGGTAGCTATACTGGAATTGTTACGGGTGTTTACATGAAGGGAATGGTTGCTGAGTTGGATCGCGATGTCATGCTACTGTTAACAGATCAGCAGCTCACTATACCACACAGTCTGAGAGTTGGAGCAATT GTGACTttggaaaatgttcatgttgTTGATCCAAAATTTTCATGGGGAAAAATGTTGATACTTGGTGCATGCTGTAGAACTAGTGTAAATTTGAAGTCATTTTCTCCACTGGATACTGG ATTCTATTTGAAATCACACTCCCAGAGTCTTCTTCGAAAGTTCATAGACTGTCTGCCGTACTCAACTAGACTATG GGTATTGCTTGTCATCTCATGTTTTAGAAAGAAGTTTACTGGGATTTTTTCTGATATGGAGATCTTGGGATCGAAACAT AAGGAGGGACTGGCTCAAAAATATGCTCTTTCACATTTGCCTCTATCAGTTATTCATGTTCGG CGTGGTGTCCTTTTGGAATTCTGCAAACTTAGTTTGTGTCCTGTTGACCATGAAGTTCATTATCAATTGAGACTG TTGCTTCCTATTGGTCATTTAATCTCTTATTGTGAGGCCTCATGGAAGAAAATTCTTGGTGACTGGAGCGGCGGTGATGATTTTTCTGGTAGTATCTGTCCGAAAAAGACTGTATCTTGCGGTGGCAGATTTTATGCACAATCAATCAGAAAAGTAATATACACAGAAGACATTGGTGTGCTTGTAGTTGGAACTCTAAAG gtcTCTTTGTCTTCTGGAAGATTGCAACTTGTTGATGCAACTGGTGGCATGGATGTCGTACTTGACCTTCCAGTGCTTTCAGTAGTGTGGGACATTGATAGGATTTTAGAG GCAAAAGAttttatcataattattgaaggCAAACCTGGAAAACTGGTCCGATTGGATTTGCACCGAGAACAGTTATTATCCTGCCGAAGTATCTTTGATAATGCTTCACTACCTAGAAGGATGAAATTGTCCCCTTGTATTTATCTGAAGCCAAGTAGTGAAGATTCCAATCTTAATCCATGGTCTCTACTATGCGATCACAAGAGAAACTTGCAGGAGCATGAAAGTGGGAAGTTTCACTTGCTTTTATTGACACATAAATTTCCCGTTCAGCAAATG TTTCAACTTGGTCAAGCGAAAAAATCAGCCATGTTTGCTCAGGCCATAGTCCTGCCTTGGGATTTACTTGTTGCTGAGAAAAATAAAGAATCAGATGTCACTCTGCTTTCTTTGGACCATCTGGGAGATTCTCTTGAAAAATTCACTAGATCTGAGAAAGTTTTTGTTCATAAGAGATGTAAATTTGACCGATCTGTAATTGACGCATCAAATATTAGATCAGATGCCATTGGAAATGGATCATTTGGCCATTTTCCAGATCCCTGTGATTCTTATATCAGCTGTCGCACTGAAAATTGCAGTTGTATTTCGAATCTCCCAATAGAATTGTCATGTTTGATTTCTAATAGTAGTGTGAATTATCATCGCAAGGGTACTTTGCAATACACAGATGCAGATAATAAGATTGTTCCTTGCTGCAAACCCCAAAAGAGCACCGTTTTGCTGGAATTCAATTCAGAGAGTTTTTGTGTCTTTGAG GCATTAAGAATCGGTAGCTATTACCTGGTCAAACATGAGGAGAAAGATATGATATGCTTTGCTAAGAGGCATTCTCAAATCCGTCCTGCTAAAGTATTCATCAATGCTGGAATGCGTTTTCAGAGTTTTGTGTTCTCAACTATAGATAGTCTTCAAACTTCAAAAGCATCTTTTCTCTATTCGTCACGGAATTTGGGTCAAGAACGATTCTTGAATGAGATCAAGGATGGTTCGAGAAAACATTTTAGCAGTGATGTGTCAACAGACAATGGATGCCATGAAATTAAAGTCACCCGTCCAATTAACAATGATGGTATAGAGAATACAAATATCAGGATAATTGTTCCCACCGGTGCTTTGAATTTACTCGAGAATCTTATCAACACATTGTGTTCTTCTATGGAAGAATTAGACAATCAGGACTCTGGTGGTACCAAACTTGATGCACTAAAACAATCCGCAGGAGGTACATATCCTGATCATCGATTGCCCGAGGGAAACCTTATAACATTACAGGGTCTTGTAACGGCATTTCATGACTACAATCGAATTTCAACTCCTGAGCAATCAACTCTTGTTCAGGACGGCGAAGGTCTGCCAATGTTTCTCCAAGGAAGTGGCTATTTTTGTGTCCATGTTTTAGTGGATGGTCACATA ATCAGAATAATCGGCAATGTAAATAAACAAGCTTATCCTATTGGATTAGGGCGAGACACCTATGTGACATTTCACAGAATTCTTCGATTAAG TGGGCAAAACAAGTACATGATGATGCCTGTATCGTTCATCACAATTCACTATGTTAGCTTGGTGAATGAACAGCACAGTGATGAATTGAACCATACACCAGTCGCAATTCCAACTTTGGCTCCTGCAGCTCTAATATCTGAGGTGCTGCAATCATCGGAGCCTAAACCGATGCAATTTTGTTGCAGG GTTGTGGCTGTTTATGTTGTTGTGCTGGAGAAGAACAGAAATATAACTCAATTGCAATCAGGCGTTAGGTCCACACTTTCAGTTGTTCAAATCCCATTCGCTGGTTTTGTCTTAG ATGATGGGTCGTCCTCCTGCTGTTGCTGGGCCGACTCTGAGAAGGCTGCGACCTTACTTGGGTTGGATTCTGAAGAATTCTCACATAACATTTCTTCTGCAGAAACAGTAGCCAAATCTCAGACTGGACCATGGCTTCCTTGTATCTCGACAATGGGTCGCCTAAAGCAAATATTAAAGCAGCATCAGAGAATTGTGGCAAAAAACTACGGAGCAATGCTAGATTCCTCTTGTCAAGACCTGACATTTTCTTTTGACTCGAACACATTAATAAACAGCTCTGATGATTATCTCCTGAGAAGCTTGATTGGCAATGCTTGTTTCAGCAAATTCTGG ACTGTTGTGGGAAACCTCATGGATCCAAGTGCTAGAAGACAGTTGGAGGAACGCCTGTGTGAACAGGACATGACAATGCCTGGACTGCAGAATGTGTGGGCAACAAGTGTCTCTCAAGCAAATATGCTCGCAGAAGCTAGGAACATTATGAAGCAACTTTCGTAA
- the LOC140974570 gene encoding CST complex subunit CTC1 isoform X2 — MGTHNDFGSVEEDTTILLKISDLIQRARPHTAASSLNPSRHVSTSKPHRNFDKNRRQAPFCQNPVPDTLKPLDYKAKLIGTLTLPSYATDCSIIKCSCFQFSDDSGSVCCDILDFDPKMIGTSIRVLSWNFFPSLKSESRSGKGGFLEILTWDFLQSCSENVCSFVGFSSFCLNFGDCKVSPKVKYLIFGRINSISPVYVVPCANDESVPQTLCGFLVSVFVCECKFCSSKFFMSELNGWCGENVKGHCFSKREIVYFCGSSSSWHPVISRLIGDVVLLSNLKKKMVFIGKEKSVLMYLTTNEVSFHIPKLYKKRTFIHNYDTRGKGEYGSYTGIVTGVYMKGMVAELDRDVMLLLTDQQLTIPHSLRVGAIVTLENVHVVDPKFSWGKMLILGACCRTSVNLKSFSPLDTGFYLKSHSQSLLRKFIDCLPYSTRLWVLLVISCFRKKFTGIFSDMEILGSKHKEGLAQKYALSHLPLSVIHVRRGVLLEFCKLSLCPVDHEVHYQLRLLLPIGHLISYCEASWKKILGDWSGGDDFSGSICPKKTVSCGGRFYAQSIRKVIYTEDIGVLVVGTLKVSLSSGRLQLVDATGGMDVVLDLPVLSVVWDIDRILEAKDFIIIIEGKPGKLVRLDLHREQLLSCRSIFDNASLPRRMKLSPCIYLKPSSEDSNLNPWSLLCDHKRNLQEHESGKFHLLLLTHKFPVQQMFQLGQAKKSAMFAQAIVLPWDLLVAEKNKESDVTLLSLDHLGDSLEKFTRSEKVFVHKRCKFDRSVIDASNIRSDAIGNGSFGHFPDPCDSYISCRTENCSCISNLPIELSCLISNSSVNYHRKGTLQYTDADNKIVPCCKPQKSTVLLEFNSESFCVFEALRIGSYYLVKHEEKDMICFAKRHSQIRPAKVFINAGMRFQSFVFSTIDSLQTSKASFLYSSRNLGQERFLNEIKDGSRKHFSSDVSTDNGCHEIKVTRPINNDGIENTNIRIIVPTGALNLLENLINTLCSSMEELDNQDSGGTKLDALKQSAGGTYPDHRLPEGNLITLQGLVTAFHDYNRISTPEQSTLVQDGEGLPMFLQGSGYFCVHVLVDGHIIRIIGNVNKQAYPIGLGRDTYVTFHRILRLSGQNKYMMMPVSFITIHYVSLVNEQHSDELNHTPVAIPTLAPAALISEVLQSSEPKPMQFCCRVVAVYVVVLEKNRNITQLQSGVRSTLSVVQIPFAGFVLDDGSSSCCCWADSEKAATLLGLDSEEFSHNISSAETVAKSQTGPWLPCISTMGRLKQILKQHQRIVAKNYGAMLDSSCQDLTFSFDSNTLINSSDDYLLRSLIGNACFSKFWVNCSQLKLHIPHFCHSVLCAVFPNLVHSILLWETSWIQVLEDSWRNACVNRT, encoded by the exons ATGGGGACACATAATGATTTTGGATCGGTGGAAGAAGATACAACGATTCTCTTGAAAATTTCTGACCTAATTCAACGGGCTCGTCCCCACACCGCGGCTTCGTCTCTCAATCCAAGTCGTCATGTCTCCACTTCAAAACCCCACCGAAATTTCGATAAGAACCGCCGTCAGGCACCCTTTTGTCAAAACCCCGTTCCCGATACATTAAAACCCTTGGATTACAAGGCCAAGCTTATCGGAACATTAACACTGCCCTCCTATGCTACTGACTGCTCTATAATTAAATGCAGTTGTTTTCAGTTCTCAGATGATTCCGGTTCTGTTTGCTGTGATATTTTGGATTTTGACCCGAAAATGATTGGTACAAGTATTCGGGTCCTTTCTTGGAATTTTTTCCCATCGTTAAAATCTGAAAGTCGGAGTGGTAAAGGTGGTTTCTTGGAGATTCTTACATGGGATTTTTTGCAATCATGCAGTGAGAATGTTTGTTCCTTTGTGGGTTTTAGTTCGTTCTGTTTAAATTTCGGTGACTGTAAAGTAAGTCCTAAGGTTAAGTATTTGATATTTGGAAGGATAAATTCAATAAGTCCTGTATATGTTGTTCCTTGTGCAAATGACGAAAGTGTTCCGCAAACTTTATGTGGTTTTCTTGTAAGTGTTTTTGTCTGTGAATGTAAATTCTGCAgttctaaattttttatgtcaGAATTGAATGGTTGGTGTGGAGAAAATGTTAAGGGTCATTGCTTTAGCAAAAGAGAGATTGTATATTTTTGTGGATCGAGCTCGTCCTGGCATCCTGTTATCTCCAGATTGATAGGTGACGTTGTTTTACTATCAAACTTGAAGAAAAAAATGGTCTTTATTGGGAAAGAAAAGTCGGTTTTGATGTATTTGACTACAAATGAAGTGTCCTTCCATATCCCCAAGTTGTATAAAAAGAGAACATTTATTCACAACTATGATACCAGAGGGAAAGGCGAATATGGTAGCTATACTGGAATTGTTACGGGTGTTTACATGAAGGGAATGGTTGCTGAGTTGGATCGCGATGTCATGCTACTGTTAACAGATCAGCAGCTCACTATACCACACAGTCTGAGAGTTGGAGCAATT GTGACTttggaaaatgttcatgttgTTGATCCAAAATTTTCATGGGGAAAAATGTTGATACTTGGTGCATGCTGTAGAACTAGTGTAAATTTGAAGTCATTTTCTCCACTGGATACTGG ATTCTATTTGAAATCACACTCCCAGAGTCTTCTTCGAAAGTTCATAGACTGTCTGCCGTACTCAACTAGACTATG GGTATTGCTTGTCATCTCATGTTTTAGAAAGAAGTTTACTGGGATTTTTTCTGATATGGAGATCTTGGGATCGAAACAT AAGGAGGGACTGGCTCAAAAATATGCTCTTTCACATTTGCCTCTATCAGTTATTCATGTTCGG CGTGGTGTCCTTTTGGAATTCTGCAAACTTAGTTTGTGTCCTGTTGACCATGAAGTTCATTATCAATTGAGACTG TTGCTTCCTATTGGTCATTTAATCTCTTATTGTGAGGCCTCATGGAAGAAAATTCTTGGTGACTGGAGCGGCGGTGATGATTTTTCTGGTAGTATCTGTCCGAAAAAGACTGTATCTTGCGGTGGCAGATTTTATGCACAATCAATCAGAAAAGTAATATACACAGAAGACATTGGTGTGCTTGTAGTTGGAACTCTAAAG gtcTCTTTGTCTTCTGGAAGATTGCAACTTGTTGATGCAACTGGTGGCATGGATGTCGTACTTGACCTTCCAGTGCTTTCAGTAGTGTGGGACATTGATAGGATTTTAGAG GCAAAAGAttttatcataattattgaaggCAAACCTGGAAAACTGGTCCGATTGGATTTGCACCGAGAACAGTTATTATCCTGCCGAAGTATCTTTGATAATGCTTCACTACCTAGAAGGATGAAATTGTCCCCTTGTATTTATCTGAAGCCAAGTAGTGAAGATTCCAATCTTAATCCATGGTCTCTACTATGCGATCACAAGAGAAACTTGCAGGAGCATGAAAGTGGGAAGTTTCACTTGCTTTTATTGACACATAAATTTCCCGTTCAGCAAATG TTTCAACTTGGTCAAGCGAAAAAATCAGCCATGTTTGCTCAGGCCATAGTCCTGCCTTGGGATTTACTTGTTGCTGAGAAAAATAAAGAATCAGATGTCACTCTGCTTTCTTTGGACCATCTGGGAGATTCTCTTGAAAAATTCACTAGATCTGAGAAAGTTTTTGTTCATAAGAGATGTAAATTTGACCGATCTGTAATTGACGCATCAAATATTAGATCAGATGCCATTGGAAATGGATCATTTGGCCATTTTCCAGATCCCTGTGATTCTTATATCAGCTGTCGCACTGAAAATTGCAGTTGTATTTCGAATCTCCCAATAGAATTGTCATGTTTGATTTCTAATAGTAGTGTGAATTATCATCGCAAGGGTACTTTGCAATACACAGATGCAGATAATAAGATTGTTCCTTGCTGCAAACCCCAAAAGAGCACCGTTTTGCTGGAATTCAATTCAGAGAGTTTTTGTGTCTTTGAG GCATTAAGAATCGGTAGCTATTACCTGGTCAAACATGAGGAGAAAGATATGATATGCTTTGCTAAGAGGCATTCTCAAATCCGTCCTGCTAAAGTATTCATCAATGCTGGAATGCGTTTTCAGAGTTTTGTGTTCTCAACTATAGATAGTCTTCAAACTTCAAAAGCATCTTTTCTCTATTCGTCACGGAATTTGGGTCAAGAACGATTCTTGAATGAGATCAAGGATGGTTCGAGAAAACATTTTAGCAGTGATGTGTCAACAGACAATGGATGCCATGAAATTAAAGTCACCCGTCCAATTAACAATGATGGTATAGAGAATACAAATATCAGGATAATTGTTCCCACCGGTGCTTTGAATTTACTCGAGAATCTTATCAACACATTGTGTTCTTCTATGGAAGAATTAGACAATCAGGACTCTGGTGGTACCAAACTTGATGCACTAAAACAATCCGCAGGAGGTACATATCCTGATCATCGATTGCCCGAGGGAAACCTTATAACATTACAGGGTCTTGTAACGGCATTTCATGACTACAATCGAATTTCAACTCCTGAGCAATCAACTCTTGTTCAGGACGGCGAAGGTCTGCCAATGTTTCTCCAAGGAAGTGGCTATTTTTGTGTCCATGTTTTAGTGGATGGTCACATA ATCAGAATAATCGGCAATGTAAATAAACAAGCTTATCCTATTGGATTAGGGCGAGACACCTATGTGACATTTCACAGAATTCTTCGATTAAG TGGGCAAAACAAGTACATGATGATGCCTGTATCGTTCATCACAATTCACTATGTTAGCTTGGTGAATGAACAGCACAGTGATGAATTGAACCATACACCAGTCGCAATTCCAACTTTGGCTCCTGCAGCTCTAATATCTGAGGTGCTGCAATCATCGGAGCCTAAACCGATGCAATTTTGTTGCAGG GTTGTGGCTGTTTATGTTGTTGTGCTGGAGAAGAACAGAAATATAACTCAATTGCAATCAGGCGTTAGGTCCACACTTTCAGTTGTTCAAATCCCATTCGCTGGTTTTGTCTTAG ATGATGGGTCGTCCTCCTGCTGTTGCTGGGCCGACTCTGAGAAGGCTGCGACCTTACTTGGGTTGGATTCTGAAGAATTCTCACATAACATTTCTTCTGCAGAAACAGTAGCCAAATCTCAGACTGGACCATGGCTTCCTTGTATCTCGACAATGGGTCGCCTAAAGCAAATATTAAAGCAGCATCAGAGAATTGTGGCAAAAAACTACGGAGCAATGCTAGATTCCTCTTGTCAAGACCTGACATTTTCTTTTGACTCGAACACATTAATAAACAGCTCTGATGATTATCTCCTGAGAAGCTTGATTGGCAATGCTTGTTTCAGCAAATTCTGGGTAAACTGTAGCCAACTCAAGCTACATATTCCCCACTTTTGTCATTCTGTTCTGTGTGCCGTTTTTCCAAATCTTGTCCATTCAAT ACTGTTGTGGGAAACCTCATGGATCCAAGTGCTAGAAGACAGTTGGAGGAACGCCTGTGTGAACAGGACATGA